One genomic segment of Ferrimonas sp. YFM includes these proteins:
- a CDS encoding PIN domain-containing protein, whose translation MTERTEKEYGAVLVDTSIFDGNGLRLEKGLISKLSQFKNSPIEYLFPDVIKNEVEKHLKNKMKISMASLEKALNDAGDHLFLEGGEFTDARQLLIENREVEGLAERRIQRFIESTGALVLSSGDYVSVSGLLTSYFSNHPPFAETGKKKNEFPDAIVLMAAEAWAKQNGISVLAIAKDGDWKNYCHSSEYIDYEEDLSQGLASFNRENAPYAMLSKLQKALAEDTADNFLAAIESELEFVFDGFTPDQEADSFLYWEPDGCHGWFKSFELVSNELRIIDKNGDWIVLEALANITVEAEGDFSLSVYDSIDRDHVYMGGVTVTAVEEFESEILITVSGDFDGSIDELEVEEVEVVNPIGIVDFGTIEPDYGEHD comes from the coding sequence ATGACTGAGAGAACTGAAAAGGAATATGGAGCGGTTTTAGTCGACACATCAATCTTTGATGGTAATGGTTTACGATTAGAGAAAGGCCTAATAAGCAAATTATCTCAATTCAAAAATAGTCCAATAGAATATCTGTTTCCGGATGTAATAAAAAATGAAGTTGAAAAACATCTGAAAAACAAAATGAAGATTTCGATGGCTTCATTAGAAAAGGCACTCAATGATGCCGGAGATCACTTATTTTTGGAAGGTGGAGAGTTTACGGACGCTAGGCAGCTTCTTATTGAAAATAGGGAGGTCGAAGGACTTGCAGAACGCAGAATCCAAAGATTTATTGAATCTACAGGTGCCCTTGTTCTAAGTAGTGGAGATTACGTATCAGTCTCAGGGCTTTTAACTAGCTATTTCTCTAATCATCCTCCATTTGCAGAAACCGGCAAAAAGAAAAATGAATTTCCCGATGCAATCGTTCTAATGGCTGCTGAAGCTTGGGCTAAACAAAATGGAATTAGTGTATTAGCTATTGCTAAAGATGGAGATTGGAAAAACTATTGCCACTCAAGTGAATACATTGATTATGAGGAAGATTTGTCACAGGGCTTAGCCAGTTTCAACAGGGAAAATGCGCCATATGCGATGCTGTCAAAATTACAAAAGGCGTTAGCTGAAGATACCGCAGATAATTTCTTAGCAGCGATCGAGTCTGAATTAGAGTTTGTTTTTGATGGCTTTACCCCAGATCAAGAGGCTGATTCTTTTCTCTATTGGGAACCAGATGGCTGCCATGGATGGTTCAAGAGTTTTGAGTTGGTAAGTAATGAATTAAGAATAATTGATAAAAATGGTGATTGGATAGTTCTTGAGGCCCTCGCCAATATCACTGTAGAGGCAGAAGGTGATTTCTCGCTTTCAGTATATGACTCAATTGATCGAGACCATGTATATATGGGTGGAGTAACGGTTACGGCTGTTGAAGAGTTTGAGTCTGAAATCTTGATCACTGTCTCCGGTGACTTTGATGGCTCTATAGATGAGCTAGAGGTAGAGGAAGTGGAGGTTGTAAACCCGATCGGAATAGTTGATTTTGGTACGATTGAGCCTGATTATGGTGAGCATGACTAA
- a CDS encoding ammonia-forming cytochrome c nitrite reductase subunit c552: MKHLNKLAVAVAIAVISGSALAKNAPEDANNITWKDKYPEQYASWASTIESTEQGDILEHDPMIVILYGGYGFAKDYNKPRGHQFAVADLTRSLRTGGPMTDSEGPMPASCWGCKTPDLGRMYDKIGEANFSDKKWGATGHEIGNNVGCADCHDAETGKPTPARPFAMRGFAAAGQKFEDQEANIQAAMTCAQCHVEYYFDGTDHKKVKFPWNGGQNPDAMLAYYDALNFKDWTHKISKAPMLKAQHPEWETWQPTVHAEMDVTCIDCHMPKVESASGKEFTKHNVGNAIDNFDQTCSNCHDTKAELVDTIAMNKKAIHKAQLAAEDVIVKAHFEAGEAWKAGATEAEMKDALKLIRHAQWYWDYAIASHGIHAHNPELALEELAKAKKIGKDARAKLKTILSKHGVAKVSFPDYSTKAKAQVLVGLDKAKLDAQKKKFLEERVQKEWPIKVQF, translated from the coding sequence ATGAAACACCTAAACAAACTCGCTGTAGCCGTTGCCATTGCCGTGATCAGCGGCTCTGCTTTGGCGAAGAACGCGCCAGAAGACGCCAACAACATCACCTGGAAAGACAAGTACCCTGAGCAGTACGCTTCCTGGGCCTCCACCATTGAGTCCACTGAGCAGGGCGACATTCTGGAGCACGATCCTATGATCGTGATTCTGTATGGCGGCTATGGTTTTGCCAAAGACTACAACAAGCCTCGCGGTCACCAGTTCGCGGTTGCTGATTTGACTCGCAGCCTGCGTACCGGCGGTCCAATGACCGATTCCGAAGGCCCAATGCCGGCCTCTTGCTGGGGTTGTAAGACTCCGGACCTGGGTCGCATGTACGACAAGATTGGCGAGGCCAACTTCTCCGACAAGAAGTGGGGCGCCACCGGTCATGAGATTGGCAACAACGTAGGCTGTGCCGACTGTCACGACGCCGAAACCGGCAAGCCCACTCCGGCCCGTCCTTTCGCCATGCGTGGTTTTGCTGCCGCCGGTCAGAAGTTTGAAGACCAGGAAGCGAACATTCAAGCTGCCATGACCTGTGCCCAGTGCCACGTGGAATACTACTTCGACGGTACCGACCACAAGAAAGTGAAGTTCCCCTGGAACGGCGGTCAGAACCCAGATGCCATGCTGGCCTACTACGACGCCCTGAACTTCAAAGACTGGACTCACAAGATCTCCAAGGCCCCCATGCTGAAAGCTCAGCACCCAGAGTGGGAAACCTGGCAGCCTACAGTACACGCCGAGATGGACGTGACCTGTATCGATTGTCACATGCCTAAGGTTGAAAGCGCGTCCGGCAAAGAGTTCACCAAGCACAACGTTGGCAACGCCATCGACAACTTCGACCAGACCTGCTCCAACTGCCACGACACCAAGGCCGAGCTGGTTGACACTATCGCCATGAACAAGAAAGCGATTCACAAGGCTCAGCTGGCTGCTGAAGATGTCATCGTGAAGGCGCACTTCGAAGCGGGTGAAGCCTGGAAAGCCGGTGCCACCGAAGCGGAAATGAAGGATGCGCTCAAGCTTATCCGTCACGCTCAGTGGTACTGGGATTACGCCATTGCCTCTCACGGCATCCACGCTCACAACCCAGAGCTTGCCCTGGAAGAGCTGGCCAAAGCCAAGAAGATTGGTAAAGACGCCCGCGCCAAGCTGAAGACCATCCTGTCCAAGCACGGCGTAGCCAAAGTGAGCTTCCCTGACTACTCCACCAAGGCCAAAGCCCAGGTTCTGGTTGGCCTGGACAAAGCCAAGCTGGACGCGCAGAAGAAGAAATTCCTGGAAGAGCGCGTACAGAAAGAGTGGCCCATCAAGGTTCAGTTTTAA
- a CDS encoding PLP-dependent aminotransferase family protein, translated as MKKYEELIEQIRTQIQNEIWQTGEKLPSLRKQAELSGVSLMTVVHAYQVLESQGWIVSRARSGYVVAPKIESSESAPSHEPVQKTESVDINDFVFEVLQASRSPNIIDFGKVYPDPTLYPRQHVNKSLINTARTLSTSSAMDNLPPGNLELRQHIAKRYAAQGLAVHPDEIVITTGALEALNLSLQSVTQPGDWVVIESPTFYGALQSLQRLNLRALSIRTHPSDGIDLESLEDALQTHQVKACWLMTNHQNPMGFTLSVEKKKRLMALLAKYDVYLIEDDVYNELYFGSDKPLPAKAFDSHGKALHCSSFSKSLVAGFRIGWVAAGKMAVPIQKLQMMSTLSTSAPIQMTLASYLSTRNYERHLRQLRRTLEQRKFATWQALRNHLPAEVSINCTEGGYFLWLELPRGLDATELYRRALQENICITPGEMFSAGDFHNHCFRLNVSFELTAARMNAIKILGELIRGMLAT; from the coding sequence GTGAAAAAGTACGAGGAGCTCATAGAGCAGATCCGCACTCAGATCCAAAATGAGATCTGGCAAACCGGAGAGAAACTCCCTTCCCTGAGGAAGCAGGCCGAGCTGTCAGGGGTGAGCCTGATGACGGTGGTGCACGCCTATCAGGTGCTGGAGAGTCAGGGGTGGATCGTGTCCCGGGCGCGATCAGGCTATGTGGTTGCCCCCAAGATTGAAAGCAGCGAGTCGGCGCCTTCCCATGAGCCGGTACAGAAGACCGAGTCGGTGGACATCAACGACTTTGTTTTCGAGGTGCTGCAAGCCAGTCGCAGCCCCAACATCATCGATTTTGGCAAGGTGTACCCGGACCCGACCCTCTACCCTCGCCAGCACGTCAACAAGTCGCTGATCAATACCGCCCGTACCCTGTCGACCTCCAGCGCCATGGATAACCTGCCCCCGGGTAACCTGGAACTGAGGCAGCACATCGCCAAGCGCTATGCCGCCCAGGGCCTGGCGGTGCACCCGGATGAGATTGTGATCACCACAGGCGCCCTTGAGGCGCTGAACCTGAGCCTGCAGTCGGTCACCCAACCGGGTGACTGGGTGGTGATCGAGTCCCCCACCTTCTACGGCGCGCTTCAGTCATTGCAACGGCTAAACCTAAGGGCACTGTCCATCAGAACCCACCCCTCCGACGGCATCGATCTGGAGTCCCTGGAAGACGCCCTGCAGACCCATCAGGTGAAAGCGTGCTGGCTGATGACCAACCACCAGAATCCCATGGGCTTTACCCTGTCGGTGGAGAAGAAGAAACGCTTGATGGCGCTGCTGGCCAAGTACGATGTCTACCTGATTGAGGACGATGTCTACAACGAGCTCTATTTTGGCAGTGACAAGCCACTGCCCGCCAAGGCCTTTGACAGTCACGGCAAGGCGCTGCACTGCTCGTCGTTTTCCAAGTCCTTGGTGGCGGGGTTTCGTATTGGCTGGGTGGCGGCGGGAAAGATGGCGGTACCCATTCAGAAGCTGCAGATGATGAGCACCCTCTCCACCAGTGCCCCCATCCAGATGACCCTGGCCTCCTACCTGTCTACCCGCAACTACGAGCGCCACCTGCGCCAACTGCGCAGAACTCTGGAACAGAGAAAATTCGCCACTTGGCAGGCGCTGCGCAATCACCTGCCCGCCGAGGTCAGCATCAACTGCACTGAAGGCGGCTACTTCTTATGGCTGGAGCTGCCTAGGGGCCTCGATGCCACCGAGCTCTACCGGCGGGCTCTGCAAGAAAACATCTGCATTACTCCCGGCGAAATGTTCTCTGCGGGCGATTTTCACAATCACTGTTTTCGCCTGAATGTGTCGTTCGAGCTCACCGCCGCCAGGATGAACGCCATCAAGATCTTGGGCGAACTCATCAGAGGCATGCTGGCAACCTAA
- a CDS encoding redoxin domain-containing protein translates to MTSEKTDLISCVMSQGDDKVMMSKKVKGGSQFPSIELPKLGGGRINLGVPEKRTNWKMVVVYRGGHCPMCTRYLKKLGEAKPDFAKLGVDIVAASADNESQALEHFMELKVNYPVTYGLTVDMMRELGLYISRPLSTGETNHFYSEPGVFVINDRNEVQILDISNGPFARPEIDVLLSGIDFIRDKNYPVRGTFD, encoded by the coding sequence ATGACGAGTGAAAAAACCGATCTGATTTCATGCGTGATGAGTCAGGGGGACGACAAGGTGATGATGTCAAAGAAGGTCAAAGGCGGGTCTCAGTTTCCCTCTATCGAACTGCCTAAATTGGGCGGCGGTAGAATCAATCTAGGTGTACCGGAAAAGAGGACCAACTGGAAAATGGTGGTGGTGTATCGCGGTGGTCATTGCCCGATGTGCACCCGCTATTTGAAGAAGTTGGGCGAGGCTAAGCCAGATTTCGCCAAGCTGGGCGTGGACATTGTGGCGGCCTCTGCCGACAACGAGTCGCAGGCGCTGGAGCACTTCATGGAGCTTAAGGTGAACTACCCGGTGACCTACGGCTTAACCGTCGACATGATGCGTGAGCTGGGCCTGTACATCTCCCGGCCCCTCTCCACGGGGGAGACCAACCACTTCTATTCCGAGCCCGGTGTGTTCGTGATTAACGATCGCAACGAGGTTCAGATACTCGACATCTCCAATGGTCCCTTCGCCCGGCCTGAGATTGATGTGCTGCTAAGTGGCATCGATTTTATCCGCGATAAAAACTACCCGGTTCGGGGCACCTTCGACTGA
- a CDS encoding HAD family phosphatase yields MTFQAAIFDMDGLLLDTERLCMRIFKEACAVQNLPFFEDVYLSIIGRNSVGIERIFRKAYGDDLDRLDAEWRVRYHGVVRNEPIPIKEGVVELLSWLKSNDIPTAVATSTVNDVARRKLELAGLDKYFDALATGCEVKNGKPDPEIFLLAADRLAVNPASCLAFEDSNNGVRSAVAANMITYQIPDLVQPDDEVRALGHRVMPSMVQVLESLR; encoded by the coding sequence ATGACTTTTCAAGCCGCCATATTTGATATGGATGGTCTGCTTCTGGATACCGAGCGCCTGTGTATGCGCATCTTTAAGGAAGCCTGTGCCGTCCAAAACCTGCCCTTTTTTGAAGATGTATACCTGTCCATCATTGGGCGCAACTCCGTAGGCATTGAGCGCATCTTTCGCAAAGCCTATGGCGATGACCTGGACAGACTGGATGCAGAGTGGCGGGTGCGATACCACGGCGTGGTCAGAAATGAACCCATCCCCATCAAGGAGGGCGTGGTGGAGTTGCTGAGCTGGCTCAAATCCAACGACATCCCCACCGCCGTGGCCACCTCAACGGTGAACGACGTAGCCAGGCGCAAGCTGGAGTTGGCCGGGCTGGACAAGTATTTCGACGCGCTGGCCACCGGCTGTGAAGTGAAGAACGGCAAACCCGACCCGGAGATCTTCCTGCTGGCCGCTGACCGCCTGGCGGTGAACCCGGCCAGCTGTCTGGCCTTCGAAGACTCCAACAACGGTGTGCGTTCTGCGGTGGCGGCCAATATGATCACCTACCAGATCCCCGACCTGGTGCAGCCCGACGATGAAGTGCGAGCCCTGGGCCACAGAGTAATGCCGTCCATGGTGCAGGTGCTGGAGTCATTGCGCTAA
- a CDS encoding peptidase C1, protein MSRQYPILNAIADAPDLRDRYYEPSLQPIKPVMPPPKELTILAQGEEGACTGYGLASTINLLYRQQQKSDRVSPAMLYHLARRFDRWPGEDYLGSSCRGAIKGWKNSGVCLEELDINMTGAQGPDFDRYEFDAPMLEDARKRTLGAYYRLRPVISDFHAALNEIGVIFASARVHPGWLAPVRDEDDEMVIPDTNLTQSGGHAFAIVGYNAKGFWIQNSWGETGWGQGGLALWKYEDWAQNLMDAWVVQLALPTPQLFGLRNQTGTSSRADRRATLGSVARQEIENHFIHFDDGSYDQEGRYWSNANHVELIGQSLRRSQQPHLLLYAHGGLNSTKASARRVAAMQHTWMANGIYPIHFMYDTGLMEEIKDVVLGKQERTDKVASGFSDWLDKRIERLTRRPGRALWREMKAGAFAPFIDDEADGSGALETLLHHINQLPVRPKIHVIGHSTGAILHSHLLPRLCQLSDELEIASCSLMAPAATQALFKQNLMPLVNRDKVRELTVYNLSEQLELDDNVALVYRKSLLYLVSRAFEPVQCAKLLGMTRYQSELELESDRVEFVISQGQSAGRSASTSHGGFDNDPNTMNDILQRILGQAPEPPFTKESLDY, encoded by the coding sequence ATGTCCAGACAATACCCCATTCTCAATGCCATCGCCGATGCACCGGATCTGCGCGATCGCTACTACGAACCCAGCCTGCAACCCATCAAACCCGTGATGCCGCCACCTAAGGAGCTGACCATCCTGGCTCAAGGGGAGGAGGGCGCCTGCACCGGTTACGGCCTGGCGTCCACCATCAATCTGCTCTATCGCCAGCAGCAGAAAAGCGACAGGGTCAGCCCCGCCATGCTCTATCACCTGGCCCGGCGCTTCGACCGCTGGCCCGGCGAGGATTACCTGGGCTCAAGCTGCCGAGGGGCCATCAAGGGCTGGAAGAACTCCGGGGTCTGCCTTGAAGAGTTGGACATTAACATGACGGGCGCACAGGGCCCGGATTTTGACCGCTATGAGTTTGATGCACCTATGCTGGAAGATGCCCGCAAACGTACCCTGGGCGCTTATTACCGGCTGAGGCCGGTGATCAGTGATTTCCATGCGGCATTGAACGAGATTGGGGTGATCTTCGCCTCTGCTCGGGTCCACCCGGGCTGGCTCGCTCCGGTGCGGGACGAAGACGACGAGATGGTGATACCCGACACCAATCTCACGCAATCCGGCGGTCACGCCTTTGCCATCGTCGGGTATAACGCCAAGGGGTTCTGGATTCAGAACTCCTGGGGCGAGACGGGCTGGGGGCAGGGCGGCCTTGCCCTGTGGAAGTATGAGGATTGGGCCCAGAATCTGATGGATGCCTGGGTGGTGCAGCTTGCCTTGCCGACTCCTCAGCTGTTTGGCCTGCGCAACCAGACCGGCACCAGTTCTCGGGCGGATCGCCGTGCCACCCTGGGCAGTGTGGCCAGGCAGGAGATTGAAAATCACTTCATCCACTTCGACGATGGCAGCTACGACCAGGAGGGCCGCTACTGGAGCAACGCCAACCATGTTGAGCTTATCGGCCAGTCGCTGCGCCGCAGCCAGCAGCCGCATCTGCTGTTGTACGCCCACGGTGGCCTGAACAGCACCAAGGCCTCTGCCCGGCGGGTGGCGGCGATGCAGCACACCTGGATGGCTAACGGCATCTATCCCATCCACTTCATGTACGACACCGGTCTGATGGAGGAGATCAAGGATGTGGTGCTGGGCAAGCAGGAGCGCACAGACAAGGTGGCCTCAGGGTTCAGCGACTGGCTGGATAAGCGCATCGAACGGCTGACGCGGCGTCCGGGGCGGGCGCTGTGGCGGGAGATGAAAGCCGGTGCGTTCGCTCCCTTCATTGACGATGAGGCCGATGGCAGCGGCGCACTTGAGACGCTGCTGCATCACATCAACCAACTGCCGGTGCGCCCCAAGATTCATGTCATCGGCCACTCCACCGGGGCGATACTCCACAGCCATCTGCTGCCGCGGCTGTGTCAGCTGTCTGACGAGCTGGAGATCGCCAGCTGCAGCCTGATGGCGCCGGCGGCGACCCAGGCGTTGTTTAAGCAGAACCTGATGCCCCTGGTGAACCGGGACAAGGTTCGGGAGCTGACGGTGTACAACCTCAGCGAGCAACTGGAGCTGGATGACAACGTGGCCCTGGTGTATCGAAAGTCCTTGCTGTACTTGGTGTCCCGCGCCTTCGAACCTGTGCAGTGCGCCAAACTGCTCGGCATGACCCGTTATCAAAGCGAACTTGAGCTTGAGAGCGACAGGGTTGAGTTTGTCATCAGCCAGGGACAATCCGCGGGGCGCAGCGCCAGCACCAGCCACGGCGGCTTCGATAACGATCCCAACACCATGAACGACATACTGCAGAGGATTCTGGGCCAGGCCCCCGAGCCCCCCTTCACCAAAGAGAGCCTGGATTACTGA
- a CDS encoding multidrug effflux MFS transporter — translation MRQPFKFRTILLACLIISVGQLSMGLVFPSLPWIAKDFDVSLEQAQLLVSFYLLGFGPSQFLYGPISDALGRKKVLLTGLFIAILGLLIIVFFGHSFSAMLAGRLLQGLGTGCCAVLARATTTDRFDADQLPVALSYIAMVASITPLIAPVLGGFINVHFGWSMVFISLLGYVSLAWAVVALRFTETVEQRSAVPSARTMVKQYRELLGSRYFMSFASIGWLNFSMMITTVSIMPFIMQNQIGMHSDEYAMWALIPALGMLAGTSLCNRLRPVIGTRRMLMWGPALHGVSAIWLFFCPVEPLYLMLGQFLMILGNGISFPCAQAMVMQPYRHQAGTAAALSGGGQMVVSSIVSLTLVQMGLSQAWHLSLVMVVFAGINLLNIRRGFTTPVAQLTSTGALEKL, via the coding sequence TTGAGACAACCCTTTAAGTTCCGAACCATTCTCCTTGCCTGCCTGATCATCAGCGTGGGCCAACTCAGCATGGGCCTGGTGTTCCCCTCCCTGCCCTGGATAGCCAAAGACTTCGACGTCTCCCTGGAACAGGCCCAACTGCTGGTCAGCTTCTACCTGCTGGGCTTTGGCCCGTCACAGTTCCTCTACGGCCCCATCTCCGACGCCCTGGGGCGCAAGAAGGTGCTGCTCACCGGGCTGTTTATCGCCATACTCGGCCTGCTGATCATCGTCTTTTTCGGCCACTCCTTCAGCGCCATGCTGGCGGGGCGCCTGCTTCAGGGCCTGGGCACCGGCTGTTGCGCGGTGCTGGCCCGAGCCACCACCACCGACCGCTTCGATGCCGACCAGTTGCCTGTGGCCCTGTCCTACATCGCCATGGTGGCGTCCATTACCCCATTGATTGCGCCGGTACTGGGCGGCTTCATCAATGTTCATTTCGGCTGGAGCATGGTGTTCATCTCCCTGCTCGGCTACGTGTCCCTGGCCTGGGCAGTTGTCGCCCTGAGGTTCACCGAAACGGTAGAGCAGCGCTCGGCGGTCCCCTCTGCCAGGACCATGGTGAAGCAATACCGTGAGCTGCTGGGTTCCCGATACTTCATGAGCTTTGCCAGCATCGGCTGGCTGAACTTCAGCATGATGATCACCACGGTATCCATCATGCCCTTCATCATGCAGAACCAGATTGGCATGCACTCGGATGAGTACGCCATGTGGGCGCTGATCCCGGCATTAGGGATGCTGGCGGGCACCAGCCTGTGCAACCGGCTGCGTCCGGTCATCGGCACCCGCAGAATGCTGATGTGGGGCCCGGCCCTGCACGGGGTCTCGGCCATCTGGCTGTTCTTCTGCCCGGTGGAGCCGCTGTACCTGATGCTGGGGCAGTTTCTGATGATCCTGGGGAACGGCATCTCCTTCCCCTGTGCCCAGGCGATGGTGATGCAGCCCTACCGCCACCAGGCCGGCACCGCCGCCGCCCTGTCCGGAGGCGGTCAGATGGTGGTCTCCTCCATCGTCAGCCTGACGCTGGTGCAGATGGGCCTCAGTCAGGCCTGGCACCTGTCACTGGTGATGGTGGTGTTCGCCGGCATTAACCTGCTGAACATTCGTCGCGGTTTTACCACTCCGGTGGCTCAACTGACCTCAACCGGCGCCCTGGAGAAGCTCTGA
- a CDS encoding recombinase family protein, protein MTVYLYTRFSPKNRAYQEHLDALTAAHPGAEHRADEVKGFVPPFERTQFSELFNRLNSGDTLAIWWLTVFGRDFCQVLSTVNRLLEKGVTLELHCQPLRFEPGSQQTQTLLALLTGYDQVQTQHRLFAAEQARTAIKEEPELWQQKFRGRPADKAKHQAIAALLLEGHTLQSVAKQCDVSLSTVKRVKAKLSDIDDDGGLRRRGKSPQ, encoded by the coding sequence ATGACCGTCTATCTCTACACCCGCTTCTCTCCCAAAAACCGCGCCTATCAGGAACACCTGGACGCCCTGACCGCGGCCCACCCTGGCGCCGAACATCGGGCCGATGAAGTCAAAGGCTTCGTGCCCCCCTTTGAGCGGACACAGTTCAGTGAGCTGTTTAACAGGCTTAACAGCGGCGACACCCTGGCCATCTGGTGGCTGACCGTATTTGGCCGTGACTTCTGCCAGGTACTGAGCACAGTCAACCGGTTGCTGGAGAAAGGGGTCACCCTGGAGCTGCATTGTCAGCCCCTGCGCTTCGAGCCCGGCAGCCAGCAAACTCAGACCCTGCTGGCGTTGTTGACCGGCTATGACCAGGTGCAGACCCAGCACAGGCTGTTTGCCGCCGAACAGGCGCGCACCGCCATCAAGGAGGAGCCCGAGCTGTGGCAACAGAAGTTTCGCGGCCGTCCCGCCGACAAGGCGAAGCATCAGGCCATCGCGGCCCTGCTGCTGGAAGGCCACACCCTGCAGAGCGTGGCAAAGCAGTGCGATGTCAGCCTGTCGACCGTCAAGCGGGTAAAAGCCAAACTGAGTGACATAGACGATGACGGCGGCCTGAGACGGCGTGGTAAATCTCCCCAATAA
- a CDS encoding multidrug efflux SMR transporter: protein MHWLFLFLGVAAEALSHVALKATDGFSKPSAIALVGLGHLCAFVALSFAMKGVPVGIVHGLWAALAILGVNLLSMLVYQEHLDLTTWIGMGLIVAGVLVVNLGQGHAH from the coding sequence ATGCACTGGCTGTTTTTGTTTTTGGGGGTGGCCGCAGAGGCGCTGTCCCATGTGGCGCTGAAAGCCACCGATGGTTTCAGCAAACCGAGCGCCATTGCCCTGGTGGGGTTAGGTCACCTGTGCGCTTTTGTGGCGCTCTCGTTCGCTATGAAAGGGGTGCCAGTAGGGATTGTCCATGGCCTGTGGGCGGCGCTGGCGATCCTTGGGGTTAACCTGCTCTCCATGCTGGTGTATCAGGAGCACCTGGATTTGACCACCTGGATTGGGATGGGGTTGATCGTCGCCGGTGTCTTGGTGGTCAACCTGGGGCAGGGCCATGCTCACTAG
- a CDS encoding LysR family transcriptional regulator has translation MPKLELSQQLMIRGVSLRQLQVFLAVYQHHSITEAAKRLHLTQPTVSIQLKKLSEQLRTPLYQVHHKKMVFTESAAILANYAGEMLRNAELLEMELANLRELKSGTLKIAVVTTAQYFIPHIVGPFLQQHPFVDMQLTVVNRQQILERLNRGLDDIYVVSHLPESPPIHSQEFLENPLYLVAEAHHPLMAHPNLKLKDIANEPFILREPGSGTRLALEKTLKELGVQLNIRMVIESNEAIRECVAAGLGVSILSEHALKLGSDDRLKILPVNELPIVTHWHFVWPQHRNTSIVARAFIDYLGNDYLAPHSQISASSP, from the coding sequence ATGCCAAAACTGGAACTGAGTCAACAGTTGATGATCCGCGGCGTCAGCCTGCGTCAACTGCAGGTGTTTTTGGCGGTGTACCAGCACCACTCCATCACCGAGGCCGCCAAGCGCCTGCATCTGACCCAGCCGACGGTCTCCATTCAGCTGAAGAAGCTCAGCGAACAGCTGAGGACCCCTCTGTATCAGGTACATCACAAGAAGATGGTGTTCACCGAAAGTGCGGCCATCCTCGCCAATTATGCCGGTGAAATGCTGCGAAATGCTGAATTGCTGGAGATGGAGCTGGCCAACCTGAGGGAGCTGAAATCCGGCACACTGAAAATTGCCGTGGTTACCACAGCCCAATATTTCATTCCCCACATAGTCGGGCCCTTTCTGCAGCAACACCCCTTCGTGGATATGCAGTTGACCGTGGTGAACCGCCAGCAGATTCTTGAGCGTCTCAACCGGGGGCTAGACGACATCTATGTGGTCAGTCACCTGCCCGAGTCTCCACCCATTCACAGCCAGGAATTTTTAGAAAACCCGCTCTATCTGGTGGCCGAAGCCCATCACCCCTTGATGGCTCATCCCAACTTGAAACTCAAGGACATCGCCAACGAGCCCTTTATCCTGCGGGAGCCTGGGTCAGGTACACGCCTGGCGTTGGAGAAGACCCTCAAGGAACTGGGTGTCCAGCTCAACATAAGGATGGTGATAGAGAGCAATGAAGCGATCCGGGAGTGTGTGGCAGCCGGGCTGGGGGTGTCCATACTGTCTGAGCATGCGCTCAAACTGGGGAGCGACGACAGGCTAAAGATCCTGCCGGTCAACGAGCTGCCCATAGTCACCCACTGGCACTTCGTCTGGCCACAACACAGAAACACCTCCATCGTGGCCCGCGCCTTTATCGACTATCTGGGCAATGACTATCTGGCCCCCCACTCGCAGATAAGCGCTTCGTCACCTTAA